The DNA window TGGAAAAAGGGCAGCGAAGTAGGCTATTTTAGTTTTGGGTCTACGGTTGTGTTATTTTTCGAGGAGAATTCTATCAAATTTGTCGAAGATATGTCTAATGGACAACGGATCAGGGTGGGAGAAGCGGTAGGAAATATGGTATAATCAATAGAATTAAGTTCGGGAAACAGGAGTGAGTAGCAGTGTATCAAAAATTTGTACCAAGTGAATATGTAAAAGAAGTATTTGATATCAAACCAGAAACTTTGATTGAAAAGAATATTAAAGGCATCATTACAGATTTGGATAACACCCTTGTCGAATGGGATCGTCCAGATGCAACGCCGAAATTAATAGACTGGTTAAAATCGATGAAAGATGCCGGTATTCAAGTAGTGATCGTTTCTAACAATAACGAATTGCGCGTCAAGTCGTTTGCAGATCCATTAGGAATTCCGTTTATATACCAAGCGCGTAAACCAATGGGGCGTGCTTTCCGAAAAGCGCTACGCATTATGGAAGCAAAAAGCGATCAAGTGGTTGTTATTGGAGATCAAATGCTGACGGATAT is part of the Planococcus sp. PAMC 21323 genome and encodes:
- a CDS encoding YqeG family HAD IIIA-type phosphatase gives rise to the protein MYQKFVPSEYVKEVFDIKPETLIEKNIKGIITDLDNTLVEWDRPDATPKLIDWLKSMKDAGIQVVIVSNNNELRVKSFADPLGIPFIYQARKPMGRAFRKALRIMEAKSDQVVVIGDQMLTDIFGGNLNKMHTILVLPVAQSDGFFTRFNRKVERKIMKKLKDKGQLMWEEKN